The proteins below are encoded in one region of Synergistaceae bacterium:
- a CDS encoding methylated-DNA--[protein]-cysteine S-methyltransferase: protein MLCVRDTAIGRIAITGDGDYITHLHLPNKTELLGGFEKRESPVIREAYRQLELYLDGKLREFSLPLRAEGTVFMMKVWEELLKVPYGTVITYKELAAAAGRPRAVRAVGTANARNPIAIFIPCHRVINTGGKLGGFGGGLDLKRYLLDMEAKHS, encoded by the coding sequence ATGCTCTGCGTGCGCGATACCGCGATAGGAAGAATTGCCATAACCGGAGACGGCGACTACATAACCCATCTCCATCTCCCCAACAAAACCGAGCTCCTCGGAGGCTTCGAAAAGCGTGAGAGCCCCGTGATCCGCGAGGCCTACCGCCAGCTGGAGCTCTACCTGGACGGAAAGCTAAGGGAGTTCTCCCTTCCCCTCAGGGCCGAGGGGACCGTTTTCATGATGAAGGTCTGGGAGGAGCTGCTCAAGGTCCCCTACGGGACGGTCATCACCTACAAGGAGCTGGCCGCGGCCGCAGGAAGGCCGAGGGCGGTGCGAGCCGTGGGAACGGCAAACGCCAGAAATCCGATCGCCATATTCATCCCGTGTCACCGGGTCATAAACACGGGCGGCAAGCTCGGGGGGTTCGGAGGCGGGCTCGATCTGAAGAGATATTTGCTGGATATGGAGGCGAAGCATTCGTGA
- a CDS encoding transporter substrate-binding domain-containing protein, with protein MKKLLWALLALVVAGTAGWGNVMEKDVLLVGTESTYPPYEFRDANNELQGFDIEMMETIAEKIGKKVEWVDMPFDSLIPSLMAKKIDLIAAGLSWTPERAKRVAFSENYEVSVSAFVAAEANDSLNGMDDLKGKTVAVQLGTIQENYLHSLDGVTVKSFQKFDDCVREVILGRVDATFMDTPVAKSYVGHKDFTGKIKIAFEEEIKGEGKAIAMNLGEDELLEAVNKALEELTDSGELFELMAKWFE; from the coding sequence ATGAAGAAACTTCTTTGGGCACTTCTCGCGCTTGTGGTTGCAGGGACGGCCGGCTGGGGCAACGTCATGGAGAAGGACGTGCTTCTGGTCGGCACGGAGAGCACCTACCCCCCTTACGAATTCCGCGACGCCAATAATGAGCTCCAGGGCTTCGACATCGAGATGATGGAGACTATAGCCGAAAAGATCGGCAAGAAAGTCGAGTGGGTGGACATGCCCTTCGACAGCCTGATCCCCTCGCTGATGGCGAAGAAGATCGACCTCATCGCCGCGGGTCTCAGCTGGACGCCGGAGAGGGCCAAGAGGGTGGCCTTCTCGGAGAACTACGAGGTCTCCGTAAGCGCCTTCGTCGCAGCGGAGGCGAACGACTCGCTGAACGGTATGGACGACTTAAAGGGCAAGACCGTCGCCGTTCAGCTCGGGACGATTCAGGAGAACTACCTGCACTCGCTCGACGGAGTGACCGTGAAGTCGTTCCAGAAGTTCGACGACTGCGTGCGCGAGGTCATCCTCGGGCGAGTGGACGCCACCTTCATGGATACCCCGGTCGCCAAGAGCTACGTCGGCCACAAGGATTTCACCGGCAAGATAAAGATCGCCTTCGAGGAGGAGATCAAGGGCGAGGGCAAGGCGATAGCCATGAACCTGGGGGAGGACGAGCTTCTGGAGGCGGTCAACAAGGCCCTTGAGGAGCTTACAGACAGCGGCGAGCTGTTCGAGCTAATGGCCAAGTGGTTTGAATAG